The Ictalurus punctatus breed USDA103 chromosome 6, Coco_2.0, whole genome shotgun sequence DNA segment CAACACTGCATGCACCATTCCATTTACATTACTGAGAATTTTTATAAACCTCAGTACTAAGAATTTAAGGTGGTATCTAGACACCTGGTGCAGTAAAACCTTCTGTAGCATTCTTCTAAATATAAGTGCATATGAGTGTATACAGTAGATATGTGtgaatattatattaaaaaacattaataGATCTAAATGGACACTCACCACTGGCAGTGTTCATTTCACAGGTTATGTTACTCGGGAGGCTGTTTTTTGTATGATCCAAAAAGATCTCCACTTCCATGCAGTAGCGTGTTTCTGGTAAAAGGTTCATAAGCATCTTCCTGCTATGGTCCACCAACTCCTCCTGCAGATTTCACCAACAATTTCATTTTGTAATAACTCTTTTTGtagataaattgtaaaaaaaaagacattttcccCTTCAGAAACAGTGGAGGATCTAAACTATGATTTTCTTTGGCTGCTACGATCTTCAAGCTCAAGAGCTTCAATCTCAACACCTATCACAATGATTTATACGTACagaagtaacaaaaaaaaagaaagaaggtaaATTCAAACCATTACCATTTTCATATTTCCTTCGGTCCAATAACGAATGCGATATGAAATTTTGTTATAAACATCCTTAAGGCTGCTTTTCCTTAGGGCAGGTCCAGTGATTTCAACCTCCATTTTCCCTCTTCTGCTCTGCAGCCTCACATTTGGAGCCCCGATAACAGCTGCAGAAAAAGAGATGCTCATTCATTTCACAGATGATGGATATTTTGATAGATAATTCTAGAACAAATCAGATTTTTAAGAAAAAGGACAAATTTATCTccaacattaattaaaaaatccaCTCACTGATTTTCTCCAAAGGTTCGCATTCAGTTTCGATCCAAACAGAGCTTTTTCCATTCAGTTCTGTCCGTATACGAAGAGTGTATGCTCCAAAAGGGGTGACAACATTGGTGAAATCGCAGCTCAGTGATGACACGTTCACACAAACAGCATTAAACAAATTCCATGATCTAAGAAGAGAAATAATTGCACTGCATTTATAATCAAAGCAAAAAGCATCTCTCACAGCTCAAAACAATATTCAGTTGGTTTTTATAGACCATTTCAAGGACGTAAACAAGAAAAAACGAGTTTCAGCGCTACTGTGCATGTCTGGTCCTGAAGCATTTCCGGTGGTGCCATTTTTAAACCCAGACCCATCAAAACAAAATCACCAGCGCAttcttatatttttatatctatccatccatcttctaccgcttactcgtttttcagggtcacagggaacctggagcatcaggcaaaaggtggggtacaccctggacagggtgccagtccatcacagggcacacaatcacacaccaattagcctaccatgcatgtctttggactgggggaggaaacccccacagcacggggagaacatgcaaacaacacacatggccccagcgggactcaaacccctgaccctggagttgtgaggtgaATGCACTTTAAATAAGACTAAGGCAACAACACAGAACACAGAATATTAACAGTTTACATGAAGTAACTAATGCCGGgttcacactgtacgattttggccacgatttggtcGTCTGGGACAAAGTTTGAGAATCCTAAAGATTCCTATaataggccaaaatctgtagtctttgatcgctAGTTTTTCATGTTCCCCGACAGCCAATTAATGGCCGCTGCGACAAAATTTTTCTTCCGATTAAATTCCAGCAGAGTCAGAAGAtctgaggcacagtcctgtagtctAGCTTCTCCTCCTCCATACGAGTCTTCTTGCGTGTGTCAGTTTTTCACGTCTTGACTGTggtacagtctgacattaatgacaactgagataCTAGagacaactgagatcctacagtcaGACAAGTAACTGtcgcaaaggactattaaaaagCATGCACCCGGCTTtagggtgcacagtggcttagtggttagcatgtttgcctcacatatcacacctccagggttgagggttcaattcctggcatGGCCCTGTGAGTGcagtgtttgcatgttttctctgTGCTGCATGgatttcctccggtttcctcccaaagacatgcatgtccagagtgtccatagtgtgtgaatgtgtatgtgattgtgccccgtgagggattggcaccccgtccagggtgtaccccgccttgtgcccgatatTCCCACGGctcagtaggataagcggtatagaaaatggatggatggatgaagtaaCTTATCCAGACATGTACCATTAACTGGTTGATACTGAGTAAAAGCCTATTGCAGTCTGGATGCTTACAGTTATTTCCTTAGTGGAAAAATTGGGAACGTTTGTCCGTACAACGTCTTGTGTTTGGTGAAGTTGGAGAAAGTCAAACATTGTTAAAAAATAGTCTGCATGATTTAGCACTAAGAGGTTTTAGTGGACATTGTATCTGGTTAATTAAGAGTGTTAGCAAATACTActgttattgtttaaaatacattagCGCATGTTTGAATTAACATTAACCAAACTTAAAAAGTGATGGAAAACTGTTGTTTACCGTTATCTTTTGTAAACTAATGCAGTTTGCTAATGTTACACAATACAAAATTAtaaccccaccaccaccaccctcagCCAATCAACGCCCTATCGCCCAGGCCTAGtgcacatcaaacatcagaatggggaaacaTGTGTTGGTTGGTTGAAAAAAATttcatggttgttggtgtcagacaggctggtttCAGAAACTGCAAATCGTCTTGGAGCTGATGGTAAGGCTAACTCAAACAACCACTCTTTATAGCCACATTGAACAGAAAGGCATAAACCCAGAGGCAAATCAACAATCTACTAGGCCAGTGCATATTTTTAACAAatctattatttaaattaaatttaataaagCTGCAGCAGTACAAATGCACAATTATTAAGGGAAGACGCTTTTTTTAAAGGACCTGATGATCAAAGCAATGTATGGTATTCTTGCAGTGTATTTCAAGgtcaggggaaaaaataaactgttttttttttggtacccATACAGATTGATGTTAACggtatcacaccttcaaatttCTAGGTCCTTGTATACTGTCATAACATTACTCTCATAACtactgcagtattttttttctcctcaagCTCTCTCAGGTACAAGTCATTTCAGCTTACCTGTACTCAGCTGTATATCTAAAGTCTTTCCCGGTAGTTGTCTGTGGTGGATCCCATTCCAAAACAAGACCAAGATTCTCTGATTTTATTCTCGGATTCTGAGGTGGAGGGACTTCATCTGaaggtgagaacacacacacacacacacacacacacacacacacacacacacacacacacaaaataggaCTTTAAAGTATCATATTTCATTATTCATATGGCAATGATGCAAAATCCTATGTGAAGTAAGGTGTGAGCCAAGAAAAGAAACCTTTGATAAAATACCAGAAATCTGTACAACTGGATCAAAAAAATACTTTTGACTAAATTTTGTCATACCAATGTATACCAATGAGCTTTGCAATGCTCGATTCTAATTTGTCAAAACGTGTTGCTGtttcacaggtttataataatgcaCTTGTAGGAACACATTATCTATAGTTCTATCATTCACTGGGACTTGTATGGTAGATGCTCTATATAATCTAACGTCTTTATAAATTTCAATAGAAAGTGCAAAATGTCTCCggtgtcagtactttgtaaaGGTTAGAGCACAAGCTGAAAATTCAGACATGGGAATGTGTCATGGTGAATGGCTTTGTGGTTTCtaagtaacatgacaagctgctttttgtcttattaactttgaaGACCTGGTGAGGGAATAACTATTTATGGATGCTGTAAAGTAAGTGATaactggaactaacttgtctttgCAGACAGTCCACAATCTTAAGCAtgcactacatggccaaaagtatgtggacacccctTCTAATGCTTGAGTTCAGGTGCTTCATCCACACCCACTGTTAACAGGTGCATAAAATTAACCACATAGCCAGGCAATCTCCATAGACAAACCTGTGCAGTAGAATGGGTCGTAGTGAAGAGCTCAGTGAGTTTATACATGACACAGGATGCCACCTGCTATGACCTGCTACAGTAAACTGTAAGTGCTATTATTATGAAATGGAAGTGTCTCAGAGCAACAACAACTCAGCAATGAAGCAGCAGACCACGCAAACTCACAGAGCGGGGTCACCAAGCAGGGGCGTTGCTGGACCCTTTTTTGCTGTGCCCTAATTTCGCTGTGCCCTAGTAAAATTTTCCTGATAAATCATTGTCTGATGAAGTAGATTACAGTAGCTACATATGAAAATAGGCTTTTCTATTCATTGGATGTTATAATTTCCATAATTTGTATGATTTAAAACATGAAGGCCGATTGTGACGTCAGTTGAAGCAAAAATATCCTGTGCACCCTCTTCAAtcataagccccgcccccactCACTGTGCTCTGCCTCCCTTCACATTTCCCCATGGAAACCTCAACTTGCAGTCAGACCATAATTTATAATATGGCATTGTAGCTAAGGGCTTGCTGTGATAGTCAGTTCCCGGTGTTATACGGTGTTCGGccgcacaccgattacatcacttgcccgcCGTGGCACTGTCCCTACTGTTGTGTTGctattttatagtaataaaaattatttagttCAGTTCGGCTGCATTTACACTGCAGGTCTTCCAATTTGTTGTCtatatcaatttttttttttatatcttctTTTAAAAGTGACCCATATCTGATATCTGCATTTACACTACCCATGGGTAGATGTCACCGGAAAATCTTAGGTTGAAAAGCAAGTAAAAAAGGAGCAATTTGCAAATgatgaaaatataatacaagctTTTGCTTTCTGCACCATATTTAAAGGTAATTAAAACACCGGCCTCTTAAGGCGCCCTTGTTACAGCCTGGGCAAATATAGCAATGCTCGCTACTACATCGGTTCAGAGGGGCATGTGGATGAGGCAAAGGACTCGATCGGTGGGATCACGTTGTAGAAACCTGGGATCAGGAACAGTTGGTCAGCAACTTTCATATGAGACGAGAAACCTGTTGTGTGAGTGGCGGTCAccaacttttccacgatattcaaattttttgagatgcacctgtatttgtTTCTTATAGATGTATACTTTTATTCTTATGAAAATAACAAAGctatttgttattttgtctgtTGCAGTCCaaattattgtttttcattaatttataTTGCTTATTTGATGTTATTAAAAATTTATTAATGTACTTAATatatgaaattcttttttcattaTCTCAAATTTTTTCTGAATCATTAGTGATGACATAGCAAAACAGAGAATGTCAGCCAACTGTCTATCTGGCATGGTCAGCCAATTGGATGGCCAATTATGATTTTCCTGGAACAATTCCCTCCATTTAATTTTGCCCACATCGGACCAGTCAGGCTCCATTTTGCCCACTGGTGCGACATTGGCCCATTATGGGCAGCCCACATTAGGCCAGTGTCATCGGGGAAATGTCACACCAATAAGAAAATCACCAATCATCCAGTGTGGGCAGCTCACATCAAGCCATTGGGGATTTACAAATTGGGGTGACATTTGTCCCACACCCTTGGCTTGATGCAGGCTGCCCACAATGATTCAATACAAGCAGCCTACATTTAACCATTTGGCATTTACCATTGGTGTGACATTGGCCCCACAGCATTGGCCTGATAGCATTGGCTGGCCATGATAGGCCAATGTAGGTTTTTGCTGAGTAATCatgtagaaagccttcccaggaCAATGGAGGCTGTTAATTTCagattaatgcccatggtttgtatatatatatatatatatatatatatatatatatatatatatatatatatatatatatatatacacacacacacatacatgcatacatatatactaTAAAGTAAGGAAGCTTTCTTCTGTAACAACACAAAGTGAGAGAACACAAAACAGAtacaacaaaacattaaaggCACTACACTGTGGTGGAAAACAAAAGAGTGTTTAGTACAATCACTCTGGGCTTTTTTGAGAGAGCCCGAGTTAGCTATTAAACCGCATTTATTCCCCGCAGAGCTTCAGTTTATTAACCTGTGTGGTTTAAGTGGGAGACAGAAGTCCAGCTCAAATGACGGTAAGTACACGAGTCCCTCATACAGTTTCGCGGATGGACAAATCCCTTGATTATGGTTAGTTTAGGTTACAAAGTCCTAAGAGACACTAAATTACCAATCAGGAAAAGGAGGACGCAGAAAACAGGAgatctatataaataaatgaggtTCTGAGTTTATGAGCTGAGAGAAACGATACGGAGTTTAATACAACAGGAGAAAATATCAAACAGAAAGACTCACCTGTAAAAACACACCCGAAACAGAACAATATAGTGATTATTAGTGTTAAAATCATGATTCCAGTCAGACGAAGTTGACCACCATGTCCTAAAACAGGTTTCTTCTCCTTCCGTGTTTGTATAGTTCCTCTGAAGTTCAGGATTTTTGTGGGGCGGAGACTGAAAGGAAACAAAAACGAAACTAGTAACAGTTTGAGTTTCACCGAATTCGCTTACAGTTAACTACAgaattattagcaccctttAACTGAATGGGTTTAAAGGATTGTACAGAATAAACACCACACCAGTgtgtccctgctgaaaaaacaatgtaaaccatcagagaaattctaatggtttccactacaacaaccattacaaaccatcagctaaccattaaaaccattaccattattggtaaTGGCCAGTAGAGACTGACAAGGACCATTAcaatttcatccatccatccattatctatACAAcgtatcctacagggtcacggggaacctggagcctatcccagggagcatggggcacaaggtggggtacaccctggacgggttGCCAATCCATCGTAGGACACAATCACAATACACattcgcacacccattcatacactatggacactttggacatggcaatcagcctaccatacatgtctttgtactgggggaagaaaccgtgcagcacagggagagcatgcaaacttgaacccccaaacctggaggtgtgagacaaacatgctaaccgctaagccaccgtacGCCTGCCATTATAGTTTCAGTTAAAACCAATGCAATTCCaaaatacaattcccattataaccattaaaatcgCTACAATTTCTTTTGGgcttttaatgtaaataaacttttttctctcattttctgtcttcttcatcttctccttTTCACCCTGTACacacaactgtttttttttttgttttttttttattttgttttttgctaaTGACACCACAATCGTACACCTCATCACCAGGATTGTTCAAATTGCCTACAGGAAGGAAGTAGCTCTAATTACTGCAAAGTGCACTGACAATAACTTCTTTCTTAATGTCAGccaaacaaatgaatcattGATGATTTCAGAAAAAGTGAGCACACATACACCTATACAAACAGGGCACAGCAGTGGAAAGAGAGAACAATTTCAACTTCCTAGGAGTACACATCACAGAAGACCTTGTTGGGTCAGTCCACACTTCATATCACATAAGTACTGCCCtgtaaaaaagtattaaaactCTTTCTGTTACTATGTGACTATGTTCTGGTGTGTATTCTACTTACTTCATGTCCAATGTCATATGTTATTTTGCACTAACAAGTGTTTATACCTGTACGTTTATACCTGAGGCTAGCTTAATGACATTTCACTATACGCTACCCCCCTGTATATGTAATATTCAATTCAAagttaaattgaattgaattacacacacacacaaacacacacacacacacacacatacattatatatatatatatatatatatatatatatatatatatacacacacacacatatatacagtacctcacaaaagtgagtacacccctcacatttttgtaaatatttgattatatcttttcatgtgacaacactgatgaaattatactttgctacaatgtaaagtagtgagtgtacagcttgtataacagtgtaaatttgctgtcctctcaaaataactcaacacacagccattaatgtctaaaccgctgccaacaaaagtgagtacacccataagtgaaaatgtccaaattgggcccaaagtgtcaatattttgtgtggccaccattattttccagcactgccttaacattcttgggcatggagttcaccagagcttcacaggttgccactggagtcctcttccactcctccatgacgacatcacagagctggtggatgttagagaccttgtgctcctccaccttccatttgaggatgccccacttTTTTTCAgctcctcagagagttctttgccatgaggtgccatgttgaacttccagtgaccagtatgagggagtgtgagagcgatgacaccaaatttaacacacctgctctccATTCACACtggagaccttgtaacactaacaagtcacatgacaccggggagggaaaatgtaattgggcccaatttggacattttcacttaggggtgtactcacttttgttgccagtggtttagacattaatggctgtgtgttgagttatttttgatgggacagcaaatttacactgttacacaagctgtacactcactactttacattgtaccAAAGtataatttcatttttataagtTCTGCAGACTACAGGTTTTCCTGGACTTGAGAAATGTTGAATCACGAGTCAGGCTATAGCATTCTGTTTATAGCATAGTGGATAATTGGAAAGATTCCAATTCCAATTGCACTGAAAGTTGCAGCTTCTCATGTTACTGACAAACCAAAAAAGCATTTGTCATTCATAAATAAGTTAACCACGGTAATTCTTGGCAACTCACtgtgctataagaggaatatTATCTCCGACATACAAAATAGTCAGTTTTaaagtttttcatttctttctttatttatctatattttattattatattaacagTTGCAGGTGCAGTTAAAGGAAACATGATAGTTGGGGGTGCTCATCACCAATACTTCACACATCTTTTCCTTCCGTT contains these protein-coding regions:
- the LOC108266840 gene encoding interleukin-10 receptor subunit beta, translated to MILTLIITILFCFGCVFTDEVPPPQNPRIKSENLGLVLEWDPPQTTTGKDFRYTAEYRSWNLFNAVCVNVSSLSCDFTNVVTPFGAYTLRIRTELNGKSSVWIETECEPLEKITVIGAPNVRLQSRRGKMEVEITGPALRKSSLKDVYNKISYRIRYWTEGNMKMEELVDHSRKMLMNLLPETRYCMEVEIFLDHTKNSLPSNITCEMNTASDEVESWLIAVVLLVSFLVTMITVLLISLVVWFGYRGIRFLHPQAKLPKHFIQYLTERPSSAILLAMQNSAQPKELYHEFSIITAQEVPPESKQKESSKPTQLNAHMKTVHYEQEDKHERLYCENALQD